The genome window GCAGATGGCGCAGCTGTCCACCGTGCAGGGCATCGGCGACCTCAACAAGACCGTCACCGCGCTGTCGGCGTCGATGAGCACCGACCAGGTGCTGCGCGGCGCCAACCTGATCGGGCACAAGGTGCTGGTGCCGTCGGCGACGCTGCCGCTGGCCGCCGAAGGCAGCACCGGCGGCCTGGTCGCGGCCAAGGCCGCGGGCGTGGTCGACGTCACCGTCAGCGATGCCAACGGGCAACCGATCAAGAAGATCAGCCTGACCACCGACAAGGCCGGCCAGCTCGATTTCGCCTGGGACGGCACCGACGCCAGCGGCAAGCGCATGCCCGCCGGCAGCTACAGCATCACCGCTGGGCAGACCGATGCCCAGGGCAACCAACTGTCCCTGTCCACGTACGTCCAGGCGCCGGTCGAGAGCGCCATCATCGGGTCGGACGGCATCTATCTCGATCTGACCGGGCTCGGCACCACGCCGCTGACCAACGTCCTCCGCGTCAGCTAACGCCACGCCCGACAATCCTCAGGAGTCCACCATGGGTTTCAATACATCGCTGTCCGGCCTCAGGGCGGCCAATACCGACCTCAACGTCACCGCCAACAACATCGCCAACGCCAACACCACCGGCTTCAAGGGCTCGCGCGCCGAGTTCGCCGACCAGTTCACGCTCAATGGCTACGGCCTGGCGCGCAACGCGGTGGGGTCGGGCGTACGCGTCAGCAACGTCGCCCAGCAGTTCTCGCAGGGCACCATCGATCCGACCGGGCGCAGCCTGGACCTGGCCATCTCCGGCTCCGGCTTCTTCACCCTGTCCAACAACGGCGCCCGCGTGTACTCGCGCGCCGGCAACTTCCAGACCGACGCCAACGGCTATGTGGTCAATCCGCAGGGCGCGCGCCTGCAGGTGTTCCCGCCGGCGAGCAACGGCAACGGCTTCGCGGTCGGCACCCTGAGCGACCTGCAACTGCTGACCACCGACAGCCCGCCCAAGCAGACCGGCACGGTCAACCTGACCTTTACCCTGCCCGGCAACACCCAGCCGCCGACGGTGACCACGTTCAATCCGAACGACGCCAACAGCTACAACAACTCCAGCGGCGGCACCACGGTGTACGACTCGCTGGGCGTGGCGCACGTGCAGACCTCGTACTTCGTCAAGACCTCCACGCCCAACCAGTGGACCGTCTACAACTACGTGGACGGCGTGGCCGCCGGCGGCGCCAGCACGCTGCAGTTCTCCAACAGCGGCGCGCTGGTCAGCCCGGCCGACGGCAATATCCCGCTGGGCTCCTTCACCCCCGCCACGGGCGCCGGCACCCTGTCGCTGACCTTGAACGTGTTCGGTTCGACCCAGTACGGCGAAGCCTTCGCGCTGCGCGGCGCGACCCAGGACGGCTACGCCAGCGGCAAGCTCAACTCGATCAGCATCGACGAGAAAGGCATCGTCTACGCGCGCTACTCCAACAACGCGGACAAGGCGCTGGGCCAGATCGCGGTGACCAACTTCGTCAATCCGCAGGGCCTGAGTTCGCTCGGCGACAACGCCTGGGCGGAAAGCTCGGCGTCCGGCATCGCCCGCACCGGCTCGCCGGCGACCTCGGATTTCGGCAGCGTGCAGTCCGGCTCGCTGGAATCCTCCACCGTCGACCTGACCGAGCAACTGGTCAACATGATCGTGGCGCAGCGCAACTTCCAGGCCAACTCGCAGGTGATCTCGACCCAGGATCAGGTCACGCAGACGATCATCAATATGCGTTGACGACCGCAGGGAATCGGGAACGGGGAATCGGGAATCGTGAACGCGGTTCCCGCCACCGAACGCCCGCTTTCCTCCATTCCCGATTCCCCATTCCCGGTTCCCTCCAATGGACAAAGCCCTCTACGTCGCCATGACCGGCGCCCGCGCGTCGCTGCAGGCGCAGGCCACCGTGTCGCACAACCTGGCCAACGTCGAGACCTCCGGGTTCAAGGCGGCGCTGGCCAATACCGAGGCCTATCGGATTCCCGGCGCCGGTTATCCGTCGCGGATCGATGCGGTGCATATCGACCAGGGCTTCAACCGCGACGTCGGCGCGCAGCACCTGACCGGCAATCCGCTGGATGTGTCGCTGGATGCCGATCGCTGGCTGGCGGTGCAGTCCGCCGACGGCAAGGAGGCCTACACGCGCGGCGGCGAATTGGCGCTGACCCCGAACGGCCAGTTGGTCACCGCCAGCGGCCATGCGGTGCTCGATGACCAGGGCAATCCGGTGGCGATTCCGCCGCACCAGTCGCTGGAAATCGGCAACGACGGCACCGTGTCGATCGTGCCGCTGGGCGAAGCCCCCACCGCGATGAACACCATCGCCACCCTCAAGGTGGTGCAGGCGCCGGCGGACCAGCTCACCCGCCGCCCCGACGGCCTGATGCGCAACGTCAGCGACGATCCGGCCAAGGCCTTCGCGCTCGCCACCGGCAATTCGCTGCGGACCGGCGTGCTCGAGAGCAGCAATGTCGATGCCGCCGGCGCGCTGGTGCAGATGATCCAGTTGCAGCGCCAGTTCGAAATGCAGGTGAAGGTCATCAAGAACGGCGACGAGAACGCGCAGTCGGCCAACACGCTGTTGCGCCTGAACGGCTAAGGCGCGCCGCGGCGCCCGCAGGCGCCGGTTTGGCACGGCACATGCATCAGTCCCTGCGCCCCCGGCGCGTCGTGCCGGGGCCACCATCAGAGGAATTCGGGTCATGAATCAGGCTTTGTGGGTCGCCAAGACCGGACTGGATGCGCAGCAGACGCGCATGTCGGTCGTCTCCAACAACCTGGCCAACACCAACACCACCGGCTTCAAGCGCGACCGCGCCAACTTCGAGGACCTGCTGTACCAACAGCTGCGGCAGCCCGGTGGTGCCAGCTCCTCGCAGACGCAGTTGCCCTCCGGCCTGCAGGTGGGTACCGGCGTGCGCGTGGTCGCCACCGCCAAGGATTTCGAGCAGGGCAGCCAGCAGCAGACCGACCGCGCCCTGGACGTGATGGTCAACGGCCGCGGCTTCTTCGAAGTGCAGATGCCGGACGGCACCTCGGCCTACACCCGCGACGGCAGCTTCCAGATCAACGCGCAGGGCGAGCTGGTCACCAACAGCGGCTACCCGATCCAGCCGGGCATCCAGATTCCGGAAGGCGCGCAGTCGGTGACCATCGGCGCCGACGGCACGGTGAGCGTGCAGATCGCCGGGACCGCCGCGGCGCTGCAGGTCGGCGCGCTGACCCTGACCGACTTCATCAATCCCTCGGGCCTGCAGGCCCAGGGCCAGAACCTGTACGTGGAAACCGCCGCCTCCGGCCCGGCGACGAACGGCACGCCCGGCCTCAACGGCCTCGGCAAGATCGCGCAGGGCGCGCTGGAAGGCAGCAACGTCAATGTGGTGGAAGAGCTGGTGAGCATGATCGAGACCCAGCGCGCCTACGAGATGAACGCCAAGGCCATCTCCACCACCGACTCCATGCTCGGCTATCTGAACAACAACGTCTGATCCCTTCGCCTCCGGAATCCGCCATGTCGCGCCTGTCCTCCCTCTCCTTCTCCGCCGCGCTGTTGCTGCCGGTCCTGCTCGGCGGTTGCGCCGGCCTGGGCGTGGCCGCCGGCGACGTGCGTCCGTACGCGCCGATGGCGCCGATCGTGCCGGTGATGGCGCCGCAGGCGCAGCCCACCGCCGGTGCGATCTACGCCGCCGGCCCCGGCCTGCAGCTGTATTCGGACCGCCGCGCCCGCGACGTCGGCGACCTGCTGACCATCACCCTGGTCGAAAGCACCGCCGCCAGCAGCACCGCCAACACCAGCATCAGCAAGAAGGACGCGGTGACCATGGCCACGCCGACCCTGCTCGGCGCGCCGCTGACCGTCAACGGCACCAACATCCTCAACAACGCCACCAGCGGCGACCGCAGCTTCGCCGGCAAGGGCAACACCGCGCAGAGCAACACCATGCAGGGCAGCATCACCGTGACCGTGATGCAGCGCCTGCCCAATGGCAACCTGGTGATCCAGGGCCAGAAGAACCTGCGCCTGAACCAGGGCGACGAGCTGGTGCAGGTGCAGGGCGTGGTCCGCGCCGCCGACATCGCCCCGGACAACACCATTCCCTCCAGCAAGGTGGCCGAAGCGCGGATCGCCTACGGCGGCCGCGGCGCGGTCGCGCAGTCCAACGCGATGGGCTGGCTGAGCCGCTTCTTCAACTCGCGCATCTCGCCGTACTGAGGCCCGCCATGAATCTCCTGTCCCTGCCCTGCCGCCTGCTTGCCGCCGTCGCCCTGTGCGCCGGCCTGGCCGCGCCGGCCGCGGCCGAACGCATCAAGGACCTGGCCCAGGTCGGCGGCGTGCGCAACAACGCGCTGGTCGGCTACGGCCTGGTGGTCGGCCTGGACGGCAGCGGCGATCGCACCAGCCAGGCGCCCTTCACCGTGCAGAGCCTGAAGAACATGCTCGGCGAGCTGGGCGTCAACGTGCCGGCCAACGTCAATCCGCAGCTGAAGAACGTGGCCGCGGTGGCGATCAGTGCGCAGTTGCCGGCGTTCGCCAAGCCGGGCCAGACCATCGACATCACCGTCTCCTCGATCGGCAACGCGATCTCGCTGCGTGGCGGCACGCTGCTGATGGCGCCGCTGAAAGGTGCCGATGGTCAGGTCTATGCAGTCGCGCAGGGCAACCTGGTGGTCGGCGGCTTCGGCGCGCAGGGCAAGGACGGTTCGCGGATCTCGGTGAACGTGCCCAGCGTCGGCCTGATCCCCAATGGCGCGACGGTGGAACGTGCGCTGCCGGACGTGTTCGGCAACACCGGCGAGATCACCCTGAACCTGCACCAGCCCGATTTCACCACCGTCTCGCGCATGGTCTCGGCGCTGGAAAGCACCTTCGGCCCGGGCAGCGCGCACGCGGTGGACGGCTCCACCGTGGCGGTGCGTTCGCCCACCGACCAGAGCGCGCGGATCGGCCTGCTGGCGCGCATCGAGAACGTCGAGCTGTCGCCGGGCGCGGCGCCGGCCAAGGTGGTGGTCAACGCCCGCACCGGCACGGTGGTGATCGGCTCGCAGGTGCGGGTCAGCCCGGCGGCGATCTCGCACGGCTCGCTGACGGTGACCATCAGCGAAGGCACCCAGGTCAGCCAGCCCAATGCGCTGAGCGGCGGCCAGACCGTGGCCACGCCCAAGTCCACCATCACCGCCACCAACGAAGGCAGCCGCATGTTCAAGTTCGAGGGCGGCACCTCGCTGGATCAGATCGTGCGGGCGGTCAACGAGGTCGGCGCCGCGCCTGGCGACCTGATCGCGATTCTGGAAGCGCTCAAGCAGGCCGGTGCCCTGAGCGCGGAGCTAGAGGTGATCTGACATGCGTATTTCGGCCGCTCCCTTCGATCTGCACGCCTCTACCCAGAACGATCCGGCCAAGATCGACAAGGTCTCGCGCCAGCTCGAAGGGCAGTTCGCCAACATGCTGGTCAAGAGCATGCGCGAGGCCAGCTTCGGTAACTCGCTATTCCCGGGCGAGAACCAGACCTTCCGCGACATGTACGACCAGCAGCTGGCCAAGGGCCTGACCGACGGCAAGGGGCTGGGCCTGGCGGCAATGATCGCCAAGCAGCTCGGCGGCGGGCAGCCGGCGGCGAGCGAGACGCCCAACACCGCGCTGGGCGCAGCCAAGGCGGCCAAGGCCTACTCGCTGGTGTCCGGCCAGTCCGGCAACGGCCCGATGCCGCTGCAGGGCGAGGCCGCGCTCGGCGCCGGTGCCGCGGCCGGCGCCGGCGTCGGCCCGTGGAGCAGCGCCGATGGCGCGGCCCCGCAGCACCAGGTCGACCAGGTGCTGGACATGATCGCCGGCCGCGAGAGCAGCGCCCTGCACCAGGCCATCGGCAGCAGCCCGGCCGACGGCAGCGCCGGCCTGTCCTGGGCCGGCGCCGACGACCGCTGGTCGAACCTGCAGGCGGCCGCCGACAGCGGCAGCGCCATCGATCCCAGCGCCGCGGCGGCCGCCAATGCCGCCGCGGCCAGCCTCGGCGAGCGCACCCCGGAAGGCTTCGTCGCCAAGATCTGGAACCATGCGCAGAAGGCCGCGCAGGAACTGGGCGTGGACGCGCGCGCCCTGGTTGCGCAGGCCGCGCTGGAAACCGGCTGGGGCCGCCGCGGCATCTCCCGCGGCGACGGTGCCAGTTCCAACAACCTGTTCGGGATCAAGGCCACCGGCTGGAGCGGCGAGCGCGTGACCACCGGCACCCACGAGTACGTGGACGGGGTCAAGCAGTCGCAGACCGCCGATTTCCGCGCCTATTCCTCGCCGGCGGAGAGCTTCGCCGACTACGTGCGCTTGCTGAAGACCAATCCGCGCTACCAGCAGGCGCTGAAGGCCGGCACCGACATCCGCGGCTTCGCCCAGGGCCTGCAGCGCGCCGGCTACGCCACCGACCCGGCCTATGCGGCCAAGATCGCCGCCATCGCCGGCGGCCCGACCATCGGCCGCGCGGTCGCCGCGATCGGCAGCGCCGCCGCCGGCGGCATCGAACGCGTGCTGGCCAGCACCGTCGATTCGTCCGGCCTCGTGCGCCGCTGAGGTAGCCGCCCATGTCCATCCTCTCCACCGGTACCGGCGCCCTGCTCGCCTTCCAGCGGGCCCTGTCCACGGTCAGCCACAACGTCGCCAACATCAACACCGACGGCTACAGCCGGCAGCGGACGACGTTCGCGACCACGGTCCCCAGCCAGTACGGCAGCCAGTTCATCGGCAACGGTACCCAGATCAACGACATCTCCCGCGTCGCCGACCAACTGGCGATCTCGCGCCTGTTCGACAGCACCGGCGAAGTCGCGCGGCTGAAGCAGTTGTCCAGCCTGTCCAGCCGCGTGGACGGGCTGTTCTCGGACAAGGCCACCAGCCTCGCCGGGCAGTGGTCGAACTTCTTCGACGCCACCACCGGCCTGTCCTCCAACGCCTCGGCCAGCGCCAACCGGCAGAACCTGCTGGACGCCGGCAATTCGCTGGTCACCCGCTTCAAGCAGCTCAACGGCCAGCTCGATTCGCTGAGCAGCGAGGTCAACAACGGCCTGCTGGCCGGCACCGCCGAAGCCAACCGCCTGGCCACCGAGATCGCCAAGCTCAATGGCCAGATCGGCTCCAACGCCAACGCCGCCGCGCCGGACCTGCTCGATCGCCGCGACCAGATGATCAGCCAGCTCATCGGCTACACCGGCGGCAGCGTCATCCAGCAGGACGGCGGGATGATGAACGTCTATACCTCCGGCGGCCAGGCGATGGTGGTGGGCACCAACGCCTCGACGCTGGTGGCCAGTCCCGACCCCTACCAGCCGGAGCGGCTGCAGATCGCGGTGAAGACCCAGGGCGGCTCGACCCCGCTGAGCGAAAAGGCGCTGGGCGGGCAGATCGGCGGCTTCCTGGAGTTCCGCAGCACCGTCCTGGATCCGACCAAGGCCGAACTCGGCCGCATCGCCACCGGCCTGGCCAGCACCTATAACCAGCAGCACCACGCCGGCATGGACCTGTATGGGCAGATGGGCGGGGATTTCTTCAATCTGCCGCCGCCGACCGTGGACGGCAACAGCGCCAACACCGGCACGGCGGCGTTCACCGCCAGCGTCAGCGACCTGAGCAAGCTCGACGGGCAGAACCTGCTGCTGACCTACAACGGCACGAGCTGGAACGCCAGCCGCGCCGACACCGGCGCCAGCGTCCCGATGAGCGGGTCCGGCACCAGTACCGACCCGTTCGTGGTCAACGGCGTGACCCTGCAGGTATCCGGCACCGCCGCCAGTGGCGACAAGTTCCTGCTGCAGCCCACCGCCAACACCATCAGCAAGCTGTCGGTCGCCATCAGCGACCCCTCGCGCATCGCCGCGGCGACGCCGATCCAGGCCAGCGCCACGCTGAACAACCTGGGCACCGGCAAGGTCAGCAACGTCACCGCGACCGACGCCAGCAACGCCAACCTGCTGACGCCGGCGAACATCGCCTTCATCGATTCCACGCATTACTCGATCAACGGCGGCGCGCCGCAGACCTACACCGCCGGGCAGACCATCAGCGCCAACGGCTGGAGCCTGACCATGGACGGCGTGCCGTCCGCCGGCGACAGCTTCGCGGTGGGTCCCACCGGGGTCGGCTCGAGCAACAACGGCAATGCCCTGCTGCTGTCCAACCTGGACGATGCCAAGGCCTTCAACGGCGGCACCATCACCCTCAACGGCGCGGTGGCCGGCCTGACCACCACGATCGGCTCGTCGGCACGCCAGGCCAAGTACGCGGCCGACGCGCAGGACGTGATCCAGAGCAGCGCCCAGGATGCGCGCGACTCGCTGTCCGGCGTCAATCTCGACGAGGAAGCGGCGGACATGCTGCGGCTGCAGCAGGCCTACCAGGCGGCCTCGCGCCTGATCTCCACCGCCGACACCCTGTTCCAGTCCATCCTGAGCGCGGTCCGATGAGCAATCGCATCTCCAGCGGCATGATCTTCAATCAGTCGCTCAACACCATGCTCGGCAAGCAGGCGACGATCTCGCACCTGCAGCAGCAACTCTCCACCGGCCAGCGCCTGGTCAGTGCGGCCGACGACCCGGTCGCCGCCGGCACCGCGGTCAGCCTGGATCGCACCGTGGCCGCGCTGGCCCGCTTCGGCGACAACGCCACCAACGTGCAGAACCGGCTCAACCTGCAAGAGAACTCGCTGTCGCAGGCCGGCGACCTGATGGCGCGGGTCAAGGATCTGGCGGTGGAAGCCAATAGTTCGGCGCTCACCACCCCCGACCGCAAGGCCATCGCCGCCGAGCTGAAGACCCTGCACGACAGCCTGCTGAGCCTGTCCAACAGCACCGATGGCTCCGGCCGCTACCTGTTCGGCGGCACCGCCGACGACGCGGCGCCCTTCGCCGTGGTCTCCGGCAACGTGGTCTACAGCGGCAACCAGACCCAGCGCAGCGTGGAAGTGGCGCCGGACACCAAGGTCTCCGACACCCTGCCCGGCAGCGAAATCTTCATGCGCGTGCCCACCGGCGACGGCACCGTCGACGCGCATGCGGCCGCCGGCAACACCGGCACCGGCCTGCTGCTGGACTTCAGCCGCGACAGCTCCGGCAGCGCCTGGAACGGCGGCAGCTACAGCGTGGTGTTCACTGCCGCCACCACCTACGAGGTGCGCGACAGCAGCGGCACGGTGGTCAACACCGGTACCTACGCCGCCGGAGAGAGCATCGGCCTGCCCGGCCTGAAGATGCGCGTGGACGGCGCCCCCGCGGCCGGCGACAGCTTCCAGATCGGTCCATCGACCACCAAGGACGTGTTCTCCACCATCAGCAACCTGGTCAACCTGCTCAATACCGATCCGATCACCCCGACGGCCAAGGCGGCGCTGCAGAACGGACTGCAATCGTCGATGCGCGACATCACCCAGGCCTCGTCGAAGATGATCGACGCGCGCGCCGCCGGCGGCGCCCAGCTCGCGGCCATCGACAACGCCACCGACCTGCGCGAAGCCAACAACGTGACCCTGAAGACCACCCTGTCCTCGCTGCGCGACCTCGACTACGCCCAGGCGATTTCCCAGTACCAACTGGAACAGTCGGCGCTGAAAGCGGCACAGACCATCTTCACCCAGATGCAGAAGATGTCGCTGTTCGACCGGCTCGGCTAAACAGCCGATATACCGGATATACCAAAAGGCCCGGAGCGCGGCGACGCCTCCGGGCCTTTTCCGTTATACAAAAGACCGCCATCGCCGCTGGATAAGTAGACAACGCGCAGGCAGCCCTAAAGTTTGCCGAAGTGCGGCCGAGAAAGGCTCTCCGCGGTGTTCCAGGTGTTTTGCGCATCGCCGGAACGGCAAATTTTCTGCAGTAAATCGCTAAAGGTTGCGCGCCTGTCGCCGTTACTTATATCACCAGCCGCACTGGCCAAATTGATGGCCCCCTGCGGAGACTCCAGGCACCAACCGGTTGCCGGACAAATCGCTTAGAGGAGATATCAAAATGGCACAGGTAATCAATACCAACGTAATGTCGCTGAACGCTCAGCGCAACCTCAACACCACCAGCGCCAGCCTGGCGACGACGATCCAGCGTCTGTCTTCGGGCCTGCGCATCAACAGCGCCAAGGACGACGCCGCCGGTCTGGCGATCTCCGAGCGCTTCACCACCCAGATCCGTGGTCTGGACGTGGCCTCGCGCAACGCCAACGACGGCATCTCGCTGGCGCAGACCGCCGAAGGCGCGATGGTCGAAATCGGCAACAACCTGCAGCGTATCCGCGAACTGGCAGTGCAGTCGGCCAACGCCACCAACTCCAGCACCGACCGCGGCGCGCTGAACTCGGAAGTCAAGCAGCTGGCCTCGGAAATCGACCGCGTCTCCAGCCAGACCAACTTCAACGGCACCAAGCTGCTGGACGGCTCGTTCTCCGGCGCCCTGTTCCAGGTCGGCGCCGACGCTGGCCAGACCATCGGCATCAACAGCATCGTCAACGCCAGCGCCGCCTCGCTGGGCAAGGCCGGCTTCGCCGCCACCCAGACCGGCTCGGCCGCCCTGGCCTCCGGTACCGCCACCGCCAGCGGCAGCTTCTCCGGCATGGTCGTCAACGGCGTCACCATCGCCTCGGTCTCGGTGGCCGTCGGCGACGTCGGCAGCGACATCTCCAAGAAGATCGCCTCGGCGATCAACGACAAGCTGGCCCAGACCGGCGTGTACGCCTCGGTCGACAGCACCAGCGGTGCGCTGAAGCTGGAATCGGTCAAGGGCGGCCAGGACTTCTCCTTCACCGCGGGCAGCGCCACCGGTGCCACCGGCGTCACCTTCAGCAACGCCGGCATCGCCGCCAGCGCCGCTGCCACCGCCGGCACCACCAACTACCTGGCCGACGTGGACATCTCCACCTTCCAGGGCGCGCAGAAGGCGCTGAGCATCATCGACAACGCGCTGACCTCGGTGAACTCCTCGCGCGCCGACATGGGTGCGATCCAGAACCGCTTCACCTCCACCATCGCCAACCTGAGCTCCACCTCGGAGAACCTGTCGGCCTCGCGCAGCCGCATCCGCGACACCGACTACGCCAAGGAAACCGCCGAGCTGACCCGTACGCAGATCCTGCAGCAGGCCGGCACCGCGATGCTGGCCCAGGCCAAGCAGGCCCCGCAGAGCGTGCTGAGCCTGCTCCAGGGCTAAGCGTCGCCAGCCGCATCGCACCACCGAGGCCCCTCCGCAAGGAGGGGCCTTTTTTGTTCCCTGTTCCCGCCACGGGCCGTCGCATCTCGGAGGAAGCGCCATCTCCGCGCGTTGCCGGTCCTCGACGCCGAAGGTAAGCGCTGCCCTGCCTGGTAGGGCGGCGGCCAGCAGACAGCGTGGCCATGCTATTCGCGGTGATCCCCGTGCATGCGACCCGTTATGAGGGATCAACGGGAGACGGCCAATGCCACCGACCGCCGGCGCTGTCGCGCGACGCGTGACCAATGGACTGGATGACGGTCAGCAGTTGGCGATGACAGCGGCCGCATTCCAAGATCGCCTGTAAAGCGTCGTCAACGCCGTGCACGACCTGAAAGCACGCCGGCATTGCCCACATCGCTGGACGACCGACACTCCTTCTACTTCATCGCCAAGGATGGCGGGAAGGCGATCGGAGAGGGAGAGGGAGAGATGGCCAAGCCGTCGCGTCGCGATGCGCTGCGTACCGGCAGGTCAAGCGTTCGCGTCGTCGACGCGACACACCATCGAGAGCATCGAGCACATCACTCCCTGCACGATTCGGGCCGCCCTTTCTTCGACTTGGGCAAGACGCCTAAAGTTTGACGAAGCGCGGCCGAAACAAGCCTTTCGCCGCGTTTCTGGTGTCACGCAAATCGCCGAAACGCCAAATTTTCGGCAGCAAATCCCTAAAGGTTGCGCACCGACTGCCGTTACTTATACCAGCAGCGGCACTGGCCAATTGATGGCCCCCTGCGGAGGCTCCAGGCACCAACGGGTTGCCGGACAAATCGCTTAGAGGAGATATCAAAATGGCACAGGTAATCAATACCAACGTAATGTCGCTGAACGCTCAGCGCAACCTCAACACCACCAGCGCCAGCCTGGCGACGACGATCCAGCGTCTGTCTTCGGGCCTGCGCATCAACAGCGCCAAGGACGACGCCGCCGGTCTGGCGATCTCCGAGCGCTTCACCACCCAGATCCGTGGTCTGGACGTGGCCTCGCGCAACGCCAACGACGGCATCTCGCTGGCGCAGACCGCCGAAGGCGCGATGGTCGAAATCGGCAACAACCTGCAGCGTATCCGCGAACTGGCGGTGCAGTCGGCCAACGCCACCAACTCCAGCACCGACCGCGGCGCGCTGAACTCGGAAGTCAAGCAGCTGGCCTCGGAAATCGACCGCGTCTCCAGCCAGACCAACTTCAACGGCACCAAGCTGCTGGACGGCTCCTTCTCCGGCGCCCTGTTCCAGGTCGGTGCCGATGCCGGCCAGACCATCGGCATCAACAGCATCGTCAACGCCAGCGCCGCCTCGCTGGGCAAGGCCGGCTTCGCCGCCACCCAGACCGGCTCGGCCGCCCTGGCCTCCGG of Xanthomonas sacchari contains these proteins:
- the flgL gene encoding flagellar hook-associated protein FlgL; translated protein: MSNRISSGMIFNQSLNTMLGKQATISHLQQQLSTGQRLVSAADDPVAAGTAVSLDRTVAALARFGDNATNVQNRLNLQENSLSQAGDLMARVKDLAVEANSSALTTPDRKAIAAELKTLHDSLLSLSNSTDGSGRYLFGGTADDAAPFAVVSGNVVYSGNQTQRSVEVAPDTKVSDTLPGSEIFMRVPTGDGTVDAHAAAGNTGTGLLLDFSRDSSGSAWNGGSYSVVFTAATTYEVRDSSGTVVNTGTYAAGESIGLPGLKMRVDGAPAAGDSFQIGPSTTKDVFSTISNLVNLLNTDPITPTAKAALQNGLQSSMRDITQASSKMIDARAAGGAQLAAIDNATDLREANNVTLKTTLSSLRDLDYAQAISQYQLEQSALKAAQTIFTQMQKMSLFDRLG
- a CDS encoding flagellin, coding for MAQVINTNVMSLNAQRNLNTTSASLATTIQRLSSGLRINSAKDDAAGLAISERFTTQIRGLDVASRNANDGISLAQTAEGAMVEIGNNLQRIRELAVQSANATNSSTDRGALNSEVKQLASEIDRVSSQTNFNGTKLLDGSFSGALFQVGADAGQTIGINSIVNASAASLGKAGFAATQTGSAALASGTATASGSFSGMVVNGVTIASVSVAVGDVGSDISKKIASAINDKLAQTGVYASVDSTSGALKLESVKGGQDFSFTAGSATGATGVTFSNAGIAASAAATAGTTNYLADVDISTFQGAQKALSIIDNALTSVNSSRADMGAIQNRFTSTIANLSSTSENLSASRSRIRDTDYAKETAELTRTQILQQAGTAMLAQAKQAPQSVLSLLQG